One window from the genome of Streptomyces sp. WZ-12 encodes:
- a CDS encoding DUF6243 family protein — translation MTKGHGMLGVGGTRSNLSRGALRGGAGGRAQGASGTPDPQERRRELLRKMQERTRKE, via the coding sequence ATGACCAAGGGACATGGGATGTTGGGCGTCGGCGGTACCCGGAGCAACCTCTCGCGGGGCGCGCTGCGCGGCGGCGCGGGCGGCCGCGCGCAGGGGGCGTCCGGGACGCCGGACCCGCAGGAGCGACGGCGGGAGCTGCTACGGAAGATGCAGGAGCGGACCCGGAAGGAGTGA
- a CDS encoding ABC transporter substrate-binding protein: MTGAGAPRGAVRRRTVLGGAAAAGCALAGCGAGGAGAPRVRRRGQRITLTFWTWVPGIDRPVDLWNRRNPEVQVRVEKVSAVNGEQYAKMHAAIKAGNPPDLGQIEFPVIPSFLLDNGLRDLAPLGAARHRGAFLAWQWRQSVFGPGIYAIPQASGPMGLFVRQDLFDRWGVRVPRTWAEYAVAAEAVRRHGAWIETFAPTNGNRFAGLAWQAGAKWFATRGDTWIVHLDDGPTRRVADFWEALVRRGLVKTIPDRRDAWYKDLQTGAISAWVGASWGDALLAGNAPGTKGSWRAAPLPQWRPGERASANWGGSTTAVFAAARYPRDALDFALWLNTDPESIALLLRGGYGFPSVTSGYRPAALDADRDFFGGQAYGAVFADAGAHVDTSWQWGPDVDALFQDLGDALTDALADGSSFRSALAKVQRRTVADLRDKGLKAEAGG, translated from the coding sequence GTGACCGGCGCGGGCGCCCCGCGCGGCGCGGTCCGTCGTCGCACGGTCCTGGGCGGGGCGGCGGCGGCCGGGTGCGCGCTCGCCGGCTGCGGCGCCGGCGGCGCTGGCGCGCCCCGGGTGCGGCGGAGGGGGCAGCGGATCACCCTCACCTTCTGGACCTGGGTGCCGGGCATCGACCGGCCCGTTGACCTGTGGAACCGCCGCAACCCCGAGGTCCAGGTCAGGGTCGAGAAGGTGTCCGCGGTCAACGGCGAGCAGTACGCGAAGATGCACGCCGCCATCAAGGCCGGCAACCCGCCCGACCTGGGCCAGATCGAGTTCCCGGTGATCCCCAGCTTCCTGTTGGACAACGGGCTGCGCGACCTCGCCCCACTGGGCGCCGCCCGGCACCGCGGGGCGTTCCTGGCCTGGCAGTGGCGGCAGTCCGTCTTCGGCCCGGGCATCTACGCCATCCCGCAGGCCAGCGGCCCGATGGGGCTCTTCGTCCGGCAGGACCTCTTCGACCGGTGGGGCGTGCGGGTGCCGCGGACGTGGGCGGAGTACGCGGTGGCCGCCGAGGCGGTCCGGCGGCACGGCGCCTGGATCGAGACCTTCGCGCCGACCAACGGGAACCGCTTCGCCGGCCTGGCCTGGCAGGCCGGCGCCAAGTGGTTCGCCACCCGGGGCGACACGTGGATCGTCCACCTCGACGACGGGCCCACCCGCAGGGTCGCCGACTTCTGGGAGGCGCTGGTCCGCCGCGGGCTGGTCAAGACCATCCCGGACCGCCGGGACGCCTGGTACAAGGACCTCCAGACCGGCGCCATCTCCGCCTGGGTGGGCGCCAGTTGGGGCGACGCCCTGCTGGCCGGCAACGCGCCCGGCACCAAGGGGAGCTGGCGGGCCGCCCCGCTGCCCCAGTGGCGTCCCGGCGAGCGGGCCTCCGCCAACTGGGGCGGCTCCACCACCGCCGTCTTCGCCGCCGCCCGCTACCCGAGGGACGCCCTGGACTTCGCCCTCTGGCTGAACACCGACCCGGAGTCGATCGCCCTGCTCCTCAGGGGCGGTTACGGCTTCCCCAGCGTCACGTCCGGCTACCGCCCCGCCGCCCTCGACGCCGACCGGGACTTCTTCGGCGGCCAGGCGTACGGGGCGGTCTTCGCCGACGCGGGCGCGCACGTGGACACCAGTTGGCAGTGGGGGCCGGACGTGGACGCGCTCTTCCAGGACCTCGGGGACGCCCTCACCGACGCGCTCGCGGACGGCAGTTCGTTCCGTTCGGCACTGGCGAAGGTGCAGCGGCGGACCGTCGCCGACCTGCGGGACAAGGGCCTGAAGGCGGAGGCCGGCGGATGA
- a CDS encoding bifunctional DNA primase/polymerase, producing MERKSRFSQWLRRPRSGTGGDTDTGSTAAPGRADLLMAAVAAGFPVAPAAHPSGYGCSCERIGCPTPGRHPISFGWQTVATTDHDKVAAWVRTLPQANFITATGMAHDVLDVPVEAGRAALGRLEAAGVDVGPVSLSGAGFGDGRMLFFTATRGTPDDEDEWWPCELDCHPETLDEHPGFRWHCRGSYVLLPPSALPGDQPVVSWLRGPELPLPDPLTLLETLTDACAEFIGREPDHETAAWPIGR from the coding sequence ATGGAACGCAAGAGCAGGTTCTCCCAGTGGCTGCGCCGGCCGAGGAGCGGAACGGGCGGCGATACGGACACGGGATCAACGGCCGCGCCCGGCCGTGCGGACCTGCTGATGGCGGCCGTCGCCGCCGGCTTCCCGGTCGCCCCCGCCGCCCACCCCTCCGGCTACGGCTGTTCCTGCGAGCGCATCGGCTGTCCCACCCCCGGCCGCCACCCCATCTCCTTCGGCTGGCAGACCGTCGCCACCACCGACCACGACAAGGTCGCCGCCTGGGTCCGCACCCTCCCGCAGGCCAACTTCATCACCGCCACCGGCATGGCCCACGACGTCCTCGACGTCCCCGTCGAGGCCGGCCGCGCCGCGCTCGGCCGCCTGGAGGCCGCCGGCGTCGACGTCGGTCCCGTCAGCCTCAGCGGCGCCGGCTTCGGCGACGGCCGGATGCTGTTCTTCACCGCCACCCGCGGCACCCCCGACGACGAGGACGAGTGGTGGCCGTGCGAGCTGGACTGCCACCCCGAGACCCTCGACGAGCACCCCGGCTTCCGCTGGCACTGCCGCGGCAGTTACGTCCTGCTCCCGCCCTCCGCCCTCCCCGGCGACCAGCCCGTCGTGAGCTGGCTGCGCGGCCCCGAACTCCCGCTGCCGGACCCGCTGACGCTGCTGGAGACGCTCACCGACGCCTGCGCCGAGTTCATCGGTCGCGAACCGGACCACGAAACGGCCGCCTGGCCCATCGGTCGCTGA
- a CDS encoding sialidase family protein, protein MTYASSVPYRAGTERYASFRIPAVVRARSGAVLAFAEGRVDSAGDAGHIDIVLKRSTDGGRTWGPLRRVARNGTATAGNPAPVVLAGGRVLLVHVRAAADATEDRICRGLVRPADGRRVWLQHSDDDGENWSPPREITDRTKPPEWRWYATGPGHALRLRHGPHAGRLVVPANHSVPPTAPGDTGTEPRYQGGHLLLSDDDGATWRIGAAGLGAAATVAPNETTAAELPDGTVYLNARNAATAAWRRLDAVSTDGGERLAAPFRPQAGLAGPQVQGSVLHLDDRGALLFSGPAHPDARALMTVRASRDGGLTWRPAHTVDGRPAGYGDLVRLDRDTVGLLHETGDFSAYETLTFRRIPLDGLV, encoded by the coding sequence GTGACGTATGCCAGCTCCGTGCCGTACCGGGCGGGGACCGAGAGGTATGCCAGCTTCCGGATCCCGGCCGTGGTGCGGGCGCGCTCCGGGGCGGTGCTGGCGTTCGCCGAGGGGCGGGTCGACTCGGCCGGTGACGCGGGCCACATCGACATCGTGCTCAAGCGCTCCACCGACGGCGGCCGCACCTGGGGCCCGCTCCGCCGCGTCGCCCGCAACGGCACCGCCACGGCCGGCAACCCCGCCCCCGTGGTCCTCGCCGGCGGCCGGGTGCTCCTGGTCCACGTCCGGGCCGCCGCCGACGCCACCGAGGACCGGATCTGCCGCGGCCTGGTCCGGCCCGCCGACGGCCGCCGGGTCTGGCTCCAGCACAGCGACGACGACGGTGAGAACTGGAGCCCACCGCGGGAGATCACGGACCGGACCAAGCCGCCGGAGTGGCGGTGGTACGCCACCGGGCCGGGGCACGCCCTCCGGTTGCGCCACGGCCCGCACGCCGGCCGGCTGGTCGTCCCCGCCAACCACTCCGTTCCGCCCACCGCCCCCGGGGACACCGGCACCGAGCCCCGCTACCAGGGCGGGCACCTGCTGCTCAGCGACGACGACGGCGCCACCTGGCGGATCGGCGCCGCCGGCCTCGGGGCGGCCGCGACCGTCGCGCCCAACGAGACCACCGCCGCCGAACTCCCCGACGGCACCGTCTACCTCAACGCCCGCAACGCCGCGACGGCCGCCTGGCGCCGCCTGGACGCGGTCTCGACGGACGGCGGGGAGCGCCTGGCCGCCCCCTTCCGGCCGCAGGCGGGGCTGGCCGGCCCGCAGGTCCAGGGCAGTGTCCTGCACCTCGACGACCGCGGCGCACTGCTCTTCTCCGGCCCCGCGCACCCCGACGCGCGCGCCCTGATGACCGTCCGCGCCAGCCGGGACGGCGGGCTGACCTGGCGGCCGGCGCACACCGTCGACGGGCGGCCGGCAGGCTACGGTGACCTCGTCCGGCTCGACCGGGACACCGTCGGACTCCTGCACGAGACGGGCGACTTCAGCGCCTACGAGACCCTCACCTTCCGTCGCATCCCCCTGGACGGGCTGGTGTGA
- a CDS encoding PhzF family phenazine biosynthesis protein, with product MNERSERCAEVGGGGEGGGSGSRGSCGGGGGEGVDLLRVFCGANGRGGNALAVMREGAALPGQAERAALAAELGYSETVFLDSAAAARGGGPEGRGEWGVVDVDIHTPSVRLPFAGHPLVGVAWLLREVGRPVRALRPSAGEVGVRYDGDLTWVRGRASWVPGRRTERYGSVAEVDALPAPPPGEGWLYAWAWEDEAAGTVRARGFPRRGDGIVEDEATGAAALLLAHRLGRPLNVRQGAGSWIHARPCGDGAVEIGGRVRAEGPVVF from the coding sequence ATGAACGAGCGGAGCGAGCGGTGCGCGGAAGTCGGAGGAGGCGGCGAAGGGGGTGGCAGCGGTAGCCGCGGCAGTTGCGGGGGCGGTGGCGGCGAGGGCGTGGATCTGCTGCGGGTGTTCTGCGGGGCGAACGGGCGGGGCGGCAACGCGCTCGCCGTGATGCGGGAGGGCGCCGCTCTCCCCGGGCAGGCCGAGCGCGCCGCCCTCGCCGCCGAACTCGGCTACAGCGAGACGGTGTTCCTCGATTCGGCCGCCGCCGCGAGGGGCGGCGGCCCGGAGGGGCGGGGGGAGTGGGGTGTCGTCGACGTGGACATCCACACGCCCAGCGTGCGGCTGCCCTTCGCCGGGCATCCGCTCGTCGGCGTCGCATGGTTGTTGCGGGAAGTGGGGCGGCCGGTACGGGCGTTGCGGCCGTCGGCGGGGGAGGTGGGGGTGCGGTATGACGGCGACCTCACCTGGGTGCGGGGCCGGGCCAGTTGGGTGCCCGGGCGCCGCACCGAGCGGTACGGCTCGGTCGCCGAGGTGGACGCGTTGCCCGCGCCGCCGCCGGGGGAGGGCTGGCTCTACGCCTGGGCCTGGGAGGACGAGGCGGCGGGGACGGTGCGGGCGCGGGGGTTTCCGCGGCGCGGTGACGGGATCGTCGAGGACGAGGCGACGGGGGCCGCCGCGCTCCTGCTGGCGCACCGGTTGGGCCGCCCCCTGAACGTCCGTCAGGGGGCGGGCTCGTGGATACATGCCCGGCCGTGCGGCGACGGGGCGGTGGAGATCGGCGGGCGGGTGCGGGCCGAGGGGCCGGTGGTGTTCTAG
- a CDS encoding small ribosomal subunit Rsm22 family protein yields MHDELRAALAGLLDGLPPKQAAQAVERLIANYRGRTPTDAPVLRDRGDVAAYAAYRMPATFAAVRAALAAFAARVPDWSPATHVDVGGGTGAATWATAATWDGPRSTVLDWAQPALDLGRELAAGTLPDVTWRRQVLGDGLTVPDGTDLVTVSYVLGELRPEDRRAVVAAAAGAQSVVLIEPGTPEGYVRIREAREQLVAAGLRIVAPCPHSAACPIVPGEDWCHFSARVSRSSLHRQVKGGSLAYEDEKFSYVAATRLPAGPAAARVVRKPQLRKGQVLLDLCTVDDGLRRDTVTKRHGAAYREARDAAWGDAWPH; encoded by the coding sequence ATGCACGACGAACTGCGCGCCGCCCTGGCGGGCCTGCTCGACGGCCTGCCCCCCAAGCAGGCCGCGCAGGCCGTCGAGCGGCTGATCGCCAACTACCGGGGCCGCACCCCCACCGACGCCCCCGTCCTGCGGGACCGCGGCGATGTCGCCGCGTACGCCGCCTACCGGATGCCGGCCACCTTCGCGGCGGTCCGCGCCGCGCTGGCCGCCTTCGCCGCCCGCGTCCCGGACTGGTCCCCGGCCACCCACGTCGACGTCGGCGGCGGCACCGGCGCGGCCACCTGGGCCACCGCCGCCACCTGGGATGGCCCGCGCAGCACCGTCCTGGACTGGGCGCAGCCCGCCCTCGACCTCGGCCGCGAACTGGCCGCCGGCACCCTCCCGGACGTCACCTGGCGCCGCCAGGTGCTCGGCGACGGCCTCACCGTCCCCGACGGCACCGACCTGGTCACCGTCTCCTACGTCCTGGGCGAACTGCGCCCCGAGGACCGCCGCGCGGTGGTCGCCGCCGCGGCCGGCGCCCAGTCCGTCGTCCTGATCGAACCGGGCACCCCCGAGGGCTACGTGCGGATCCGCGAGGCCCGCGAGCAACTGGTCGCCGCCGGCCTGCGGATCGTCGCGCCCTGCCCGCACAGCGCCGCCTGCCCGATCGTCCCGGGGGAGGACTGGTGCCACTTCTCCGCCCGGGTCAGCCGCTCCTCGCTGCACCGTCAGGTCAAGGGCGGCTCCCTGGCCTACGAGGACGAGAAGTTCTCCTACGTCGCCGCCACCCGCCTGCCGGCCGGGCCGGCCGCCGCCCGGGTCGTCCGCAAGCCGCAACTCCGCAAGGGCCAGGTCCTGTTGGATCTGTGCACCGTGGACGACGGCCTGCGCCGCGACACCGTCACCAAGCGGCACGGCGCGGCCTACCGCGAGGCGCGCGACGCGGCCTGGGGCGACGCCTGGCCGCACTGA
- the map gene encoding type I methionyl aminopeptidase, whose protein sequence is MSGQSLLVPGEISPARHVPASIRRPEYVGKPAPTPYTGPEVQDADTIERMRIAGRIAAQAMAEAAKLIAPGVTTDELDRVAHEFMCDHGAYPSTLGYRGFPKSLCSSVNEVICHGIPDSTVLKDGDIVNLDVTAYLNGVHGDNNATYLCGDVDEESRLLVERTREALNRAIKAVKPGRQVNIIGRVIESYAKRFGYGVVRDFTGHGINSSFHSGLIVPHYDSPHHTTDIKPGMTFTIEPMLTLGTHEYDMWEDGWTVVTKDRKRTAQFEHTLVVTETGTEILTLP, encoded by the coding sequence ATGTCTGGCCAGTCGCTTCTTGTCCCCGGGGAGATCTCCCCCGCCCGCCACGTCCCCGCCTCGATCCGGCGCCCCGAATACGTCGGCAAGCCAGCGCCGACCCCGTACACCGGGCCGGAGGTGCAGGACGCCGACACCATCGAGCGGATGCGGATCGCCGGCCGGATCGCCGCCCAGGCGATGGCGGAGGCCGCCAAGCTCATCGCGCCCGGCGTGACCACCGACGAACTCGACCGGGTCGCCCACGAGTTCATGTGCGATCACGGCGCCTACCCCTCCACGCTCGGCTACCGCGGCTTCCCCAAGTCCCTGTGCTCCTCGGTCAACGAGGTCATCTGCCACGGCATCCCCGACTCGACCGTCCTGAAGGACGGCGACATCGTCAACCTCGACGTGACCGCCTACCTCAACGGCGTGCACGGCGACAACAACGCCACGTACCTGTGCGGCGACGTCGACGAGGAGTCGCGGCTGCTGGTGGAGCGCACCCGGGAGGCGCTCAACCGCGCGATCAAGGCCGTCAAGCCGGGCCGCCAGGTCAACATCATCGGCCGGGTCATCGAGTCCTACGCCAAGCGCTTCGGCTACGGAGTCGTCCGTGACTTCACCGGTCACGGCATCAACTCCTCCTTCCACTCCGGCCTGATCGTTCCGCACTACGACAGCCCGCACCACACCACCGACATCAAGCCCGGCATGACCTTCACCATCGAGCCGATGCTGACCCTGGGCACGCACGAGTACGACATGTGGGAGGACGGCTGGACCGTGGTCACCAAGGACCGCAAGCGGACGGCGCAGTTCGAGCACACGCTGGTGGTCACGGAGACCGGGACGGAGATCCTCACGCTGCCGTGA
- a CDS encoding serine hydrolase domain-containing protein, whose product MCALPEGRPPWCPGAVVLAGRGPVVAVEAATGWAVRYRGYDPEHDRGLDLPRDQWEPMRVGTVFDLASVSKLFTALVAVQQVERGRLALDGPVAAHLPAFAPGITVRDLLRHTSGLAPELPFHAHRDRADQLALLWAEAAAPTGGPRGGHRYSDLNLIALQLLLERRTGRGLDALVRDDITAPLGLTSTGYGPLAPQGVAATEDQRRPWAKADRGLLRGAVHDENAWALGGVAGHAGLFSTAQDLAVLCRTLLNGGAYGTTRILGPAAVAALLDPPGLGFAVDQRYFMGELAGRGAAGHTGFTGTSLVLDRATDTFLVLLANTVHPRRRAGGSAPRAAAATRLARAVAAA is encoded by the coding sequence GTGTGCGCGCTGCCCGAGGGCCGTCCGCCGTGGTGTCCCGGCGCGGTGGTGCTGGCCGGCCGCGGCCCGGTCGTCGCCGTCGAGGCCGCCACCGGTTGGGCGGTCCGCTACCGCGGCTACGACCCCGAGCACGACCGGGGCCTGGACCTGCCCCGCGACCAGTGGGAGCCGATGCGGGTCGGCACCGTCTTCGACCTCGCCTCGGTCAGCAAGCTGTTCACCGCCCTCGTCGCCGTCCAACAGGTCGAGCGCGGCCGGCTCGCCCTCGACGGGCCGGTCGCCGCCCACCTGCCGGCCTTCGCCCCCGGCATCACCGTCCGCGACCTGCTCCGGCACACCTCCGGCCTCGCCCCCGAACTCCCCTTCCACGCGCACCGCGACCGCGCCGACCAACTGGCGCTGCTGTGGGCTGAGGCGGCCGCCCCCACCGGCGGCCCGCGAGGCGGGCACCGCTACTCCGACCTCAACCTCATCGCCCTCCAACTGCTCCTGGAGCGCCGCACCGGCCGCGGCCTGGACGCCCTGGTCCGCGACGACATCACCGCCCCGCTCGGCCTGACCAGCACCGGCTACGGCCCGCTCGCGCCGCAGGGCGTGGCCGCCACCGAGGACCAGCGACGCCCGTGGGCCAAGGCCGACCGGGGCCTGCTGCGCGGCGCGGTGCACGACGAGAACGCCTGGGCGCTCGGCGGCGTCGCCGGCCACGCGGGCCTGTTCTCCACCGCCCAGGACCTGGCCGTGCTCTGCCGGACGCTGCTCAACGGCGGCGCGTACGGCACCACCCGGATCCTCGGCCCGGCCGCGGTCGCCGCCCTGCTCGACCCGCCCGGCCTCGGTTTCGCCGTCGACCAGCGGTACTTCATGGGCGAGCTGGCCGGCCGGGGCGCCGCCGGCCACACCGGTTTCACCGGCACCAGCCTCGTCCTGGACCGGGCCACCGACACCTTCCTGGTGCTGCTCGCCAACACCGTCCACCCGCGCCGCCGGGCCGGCGGCAGCGCCCCGCGCGCCGCGGCCGCCACCCGCCTCGCCCGCGCGGTGGCCGCCGCCTGA
- a CDS encoding biliverdin-producing heme oxygenase has translation MEASRPTPSADAPSFSTAIRTASHEQHTEAEGSSFMSHLLGGELGVAAYRRYTEQLWFVYRALEDVPQALAADPVAGPFLRPELARTAELERDLAHLGGPQWRTALEPLPATAAYADRIASCARDWPAGYVAHHYTRYLGDLSGGQIIRGTAEKTWGFARKGDGVRFYVFEDIGNPAAFKRTYRELLDALPVDDLEKHRVIDECKRAFTLNTALFHDLGKEFPRTA, from the coding sequence TTGGAAGCGTCCCGCCCGACCCCGTCCGCCGACGCCCCGTCCTTCTCGACGGCCATCCGCACGGCGTCGCACGAGCAGCACACCGAGGCCGAGGGCTCCTCGTTCATGAGCCACCTCCTGGGCGGCGAACTGGGCGTCGCCGCCTACCGCCGCTACACCGAACAGCTCTGGTTCGTCTACCGCGCGCTGGAGGACGTCCCCCAGGCCCTCGCCGCGGACCCGGTCGCGGGCCCCTTCCTCCGCCCTGAACTCGCCCGCACCGCCGAGCTGGAGCGCGACCTCGCCCACCTCGGCGGCCCCCAGTGGCGCACCGCCCTGGAGCCCCTCCCCGCCACCGCCGCCTACGCCGACCGCATCGCCAGCTGCGCCCGCGACTGGCCGGCCGGCTACGTCGCGCACCACTACACCCGCTACCTCGGCGACCTCTCCGGCGGCCAGATCATCCGCGGCACCGCCGAGAAGACCTGGGGCTTCGCCCGCAAGGGAGACGGCGTCCGCTTCTACGTCTTCGAGGACATCGGCAACCCGGCCGCCTTCAAGCGCACCTACCGCGAACTCCTCGACGCCCTCCCCGTCGACGACCTCGAAAAGCACCGCGTCATAGACGAGTGCAAGCGCGCCTTCACCCTCAACACCGCCCTCTTCCACGACCTGGGCAAGGAGTTCCCCCGCACGGCCTGA
- a CDS encoding dihydrodipicolinate synthase family protein has protein sequence MALPAPLHGVIPPVCTPLDPHGEVDTASLTRLVCHLLDAGVHGLFALGSTSETAYLTNHQRATVLETVRTAAAGRVPVLAGVIDTTTARVLEHARTAAALGADALVATAPFYTRTHPREIAAHYRHLRAVTGLPLIAYDIPAAVHSKLPPALVRELAEDGTLVGLKDSSGDDGTLRRLLVALGGRTARATGPAPAFAVLTGSELTADAALLAGADGVVPGLGNVDPAGYVRLYDAARAGDWPLAAAEQERLVALYALTDTGPEADMGRSSSALGGFKAALHLLGVIAHPDTAVPQIPLSAASIAEVGRRLTEAGLRPDA, from the coding sequence ATGGCACTCCCCGCCCCGCTGCACGGCGTCATCCCCCCGGTGTGCACCCCGCTCGACCCGCACGGCGAGGTCGACACCGCCTCCCTCACCCGCCTGGTCTGCCACCTCCTCGACGCCGGCGTCCACGGCCTGTTCGCCCTCGGCTCCACCAGCGAGACGGCCTATCTGACCAACCATCAACGGGCCACCGTCCTGGAGACGGTCCGCACCGCGGCCGCCGGCCGGGTACCGGTCCTCGCCGGGGTCATCGACACCACCACCGCCCGCGTCCTGGAGCACGCCCGCACCGCCGCCGCGCTCGGCGCCGACGCCTTGGTCGCCACCGCCCCCTTCTACACCCGCACCCACCCCCGCGAGATCGCCGCCCACTACCGGCACCTGCGCGCCGTCACCGGCCTGCCCCTGATCGCCTACGACATCCCGGCGGCCGTGCACAGCAAGCTGCCCCCGGCCCTGGTCCGCGAACTGGCCGAGGACGGCACCCTCGTCGGCCTCAAGGACTCCAGCGGCGACGACGGCACCCTGCGCCGGCTCCTGGTCGCGCTCGGCGGCCGCACCGCCCGCGCCACCGGCCCCGCCCCCGCCTTCGCCGTCCTCACCGGCTCCGAACTCACCGCGGACGCCGCCCTGTTGGCCGGCGCCGACGGCGTCGTCCCCGGCCTCGGCAACGTCGACCCGGCCGGCTACGTCCGGCTCTACGACGCCGCCCGCGCCGGCGACTGGCCCCTGGCCGCCGCCGAACAGGAGCGCCTGGTCGCCCTCTACGCCCTCACCGACACCGGCCCGGAGGCCGACATGGGCCGCAGCTCCTCCGCCCTCGGCGGCTTCAAGGCGGCGCTCCACCTGCTCGGCGTGATCGCCCACCCCGACACCGCCGTCCCGCAGATCCCGCTGAGCGCCGCCTCGATCGCGGAGGTGGGACGTCGGCTGACGGAGGCGGGGCTGCGCCCCGACGCCTGA
- a CDS encoding TetR/AcrR family transcriptional regulator has translation MANKAAPDPTRRSERSRRAIFDAALTLVGEVGYEKLTIEGIAARAGVGKQTIYRWWPSKAAVLLDAFGSVVDEYDQEGLPDTGDLAADLKTVLRATADEFNDAAWQAPYRALAAAGANDEELSRTFVGRLMEPGTRVYVDRLRAARDAGELDPDIDLRIAAEMLLSPFSQRWLMRTGELTHAYVDTLVDQVLRGLRPRD, from the coding sequence ATGGCCAACAAAGCAGCCCCCGACCCCACCCGCCGCAGCGAACGCTCCCGCCGCGCCATCTTCGACGCCGCCCTCACCCTCGTCGGCGAGGTCGGCTACGAGAAGCTCACCATCGAGGGCATCGCCGCCCGCGCCGGCGTCGGCAAGCAGACCATCTACCGCTGGTGGCCCTCCAAGGCCGCCGTCCTCCTCGACGCCTTCGGCTCCGTCGTCGACGAGTACGACCAGGAGGGCCTGCCCGACACCGGCGACCTCGCCGCCGACCTCAAGACCGTGCTCCGCGCCACCGCCGACGAGTTCAACGACGCCGCCTGGCAGGCCCCCTACCGCGCCCTCGCCGCCGCCGGCGCCAACGACGAGGAACTCTCCCGCACCTTCGTCGGCCGCCTCATGGAACCCGGCACCCGCGTCTACGTCGACCGGCTCCGCGCCGCCCGGGACGCCGGCGAACTCGACCCGGACATCGACCTCCGGATCGCCGCCGAGATGCTGCTGAGTCCCTTCTCACAGCGCTGGCTGATGCGCACCGGTGAGCTCACCCACGCCTACGTCGACACCCTCGTCGACCAGGTGCTCCGCGGCCTGCGCCCACGCGACTGA
- a CDS encoding FadR/GntR family transcriptional regulator: MARATMTEDVQARIKQLILDHALVPGDPLPTEAGLVAMLDVSRNSVREALKALQAMRIVEIRHGFGTYVGALSLEPFVEGIAFRAAVRHHQGEPSLYELMEVREALEAGLIGTVARGVSERDLARLKSLVEQMAMEARGGGVMSRTDRAFHLALYRSLGNHLLSEVLDAFWAALSRVREDLAEGRPDPEVTYRQHADIVDALEAGDGERAVAAMHRHFDGIRRRLAP; this comes from the coding sequence ATGGCGCGAGCGACGATGACCGAGGACGTCCAGGCGCGGATCAAGCAGTTGATCCTGGACCATGCGTTGGTGCCGGGCGATCCACTGCCCACCGAGGCCGGCCTGGTCGCCATGCTCGACGTCAGCCGCAACTCGGTGCGGGAGGCGCTCAAGGCGCTCCAGGCGATGCGGATCGTGGAGATCCGGCACGGGTTCGGCACCTACGTGGGCGCGCTCAGCCTGGAGCCGTTCGTGGAGGGCATCGCCTTCCGGGCCGCGGTCCGGCACCACCAAGGGGAGCCCAGCCTCTACGAGTTGATGGAGGTCCGGGAGGCGCTGGAGGCGGGGCTGATCGGCACGGTGGCGCGCGGGGTGTCGGAGCGGGACCTCGCGCGGCTCAAGTCGCTGGTGGAGCAGATGGCCATGGAGGCGCGCGGCGGCGGGGTGATGAGCCGCACCGACCGGGCCTTCCACCTCGCGCTGTACCGGTCGCTCGGCAACCACCTGTTGAGCGAGGTGCTGGACGCGTTCTGGGCGGCGCTGAGCCGGGTGCGGGAGGACCTCGCCGAGGGCCGGCCTGATCCGGAGGTGACGTACCGCCAACACGCGGACATCGTGGACGCGTTGGAGGCGGGGGACGGCGAGCGGGCGGTGGCGGCGATGCACCGGCACTTCGACGGCATCCGGCGCCGGTTGGCCCCGTAG